One Acidobacteriaceae bacterium genomic region harbors:
- the gcvPB gene encoding aminomethyl-transferring glycine dehydrogenase subunit GcvPB yields MPDEKFIGTPRKATTHVNQDENLIFEKSSPGKKGYRLAELDVPAVDAAALLGDAAREDLGVMPELSEIEIIRHFTRLSTWNYAIDLGMYPLGSCTMKYNARINEAVARLEGLAEAHPYQPESLSQGALGVMKILSECLIEITGMDAITLQPAAGAHGEFTGILLAKAYHTAQGNPRKKILIPDSAHGTNPATAAVCGYQVANLKSNAKGMVDLAELEKLVNDDIAALMLTNPSTIGVFESEIHKIADILHAKGALLYMDGANMNALCGKTRPGDFGADVMHLNLHKTFSTPHGGGGPGSGPVACKKILEPFLPTPVVITKPDGTLGLDYNRPQSVGRVRAWYGNFGMFIRALAYILANGPDGLRQTTEDAVLNANYLRARLEGTFDLPYKSPSLHEVVFSDKLQARNGVKTGDMGKRLIDYGFHAYTVSFPLVVQGAMMIEPTESESKEELDLLVDALQQIAREAEENPELVQTAPHTTRMRRLDETTAARKPVLRWRAPIASTSLTPDSAAKEW; encoded by the coding sequence ATGCCAGACGAAAAGTTCATTGGAACGCCGCGCAAGGCGACCACGCACGTCAACCAGGACGAAAACCTCATCTTCGAGAAGAGCTCGCCCGGCAAGAAGGGCTACCGCCTTGCCGAGCTCGATGTGCCCGCCGTCGATGCCGCGGCGCTGCTTGGTGACGCCGCGCGTGAAGACCTCGGCGTGATGCCGGAGCTCAGCGAGATCGAGATCATCCGCCACTTCACTCGCCTTTCCACGTGGAACTATGCGATCGATCTCGGCATGTACCCGCTCGGTTCCTGCACGATGAAGTACAACGCCCGCATCAACGAGGCGGTCGCACGCCTCGAGGGTCTCGCGGAAGCACACCCGTACCAGCCTGAGTCGTTGTCGCAGGGCGCGCTCGGCGTCATGAAGATCCTGAGCGAATGCCTCATCGAAATCACCGGGATGGACGCCATCACGCTGCAGCCTGCGGCGGGCGCGCATGGTGAGTTCACCGGCATCCTTTTGGCGAAGGCCTATCACACGGCGCAGGGCAATCCGCGCAAGAAGATCCTCATCCCCGACTCTGCGCACGGCACGAATCCCGCGACGGCAGCCGTCTGCGGCTACCAGGTCGCGAACCTGAAATCGAACGCGAAGGGCATGGTCGATCTCGCCGAACTCGAAAAGCTGGTCAACGATGACATCGCTGCGCTGATGCTGACGAACCCGTCAACCATCGGCGTCTTCGAGAGCGAGATTCACAAGATCGCCGACATCCTGCACGCGAAAGGCGCGCTGCTCTACATGGACGGCGCGAACATGAATGCGCTCTGCGGCAAGACGCGGCCCGGCGACTTCGGTGCGGACGTCATGCACCTGAATCTGCACAAGACCTTCTCCACACCCCATGGGGGAGGTGGCCCGGGCTCGGGTCCCGTGGCGTGCAAGAAGATTCTCGAACCGTTCCTTCCCACACCGGTCGTCATCACGAAACCGGACGGCACGCTCGGGCTCGACTACAACCGCCCGCAGAGTGTTGGTCGCGTGCGCGCCTGGTACGGCAACTTCGGGATGTTCATCCGCGCGCTTGCATACATTCTCGCGAACGGCCCCGACGGCCTGCGCCAGACCACCGAAGACGCCGTGCTCAACGCAAACTACCTGCGCGCCAGGCTCGAGGGCACCTTCGATCTGCCCTACAAATCGCCGTCGCTGCATGAGGTCGTCTTCTCCGACAAACTTCAGGCGCGCAACGGCGTCAAGACCGGCGACATGGGCAAGCGGCTCATCGACTACGGCTTCCATGCCTACACGGTCAGCTTCCCGCTCGTCGTGCAGGGCGCGATGATGATCGAGCCGACGGAGTCTGAATCCAAGGAAGAGCTCGACCTGCTCGTCGACGCGCTGCAGCAGATCGCGCGTGAAGCAGAGGAGAACCCGGAGCTCGTGCAGACCGCGCCGCACACCACGCGCATGCGCCGTCTGGACGAGACGACCGCCGCGCGTAAGCCGGTCTTGCGCTGGAGGGCACCCATAGCCTCCACTTCCTTAACGCCCGACAGCGCCGCGAAGGAGTGGTAG
- the gcvPA gene encoding aminomethyl-transferring glycine dehydrogenase subunit GcvPA, giving the protein MRYLPKSPADRQEMLDAIGVTSIDQLFETIPGEYRFDHDLNIPRQHGESEILDRFRAFAGNIASGDAARLAAQPATKLPASFLGAGAYRHYRPVIIDSLVQRGEFLTSYTPYQPEISQGTLQAMFEFQTMICELTGMEIANASMYDGSTGCAEAVMMAVRVTGRDGCVVARTVHPEYREVLKTTVQHQEIPVAECGYDAKSGRVDLAELERAITDNTACVMIQSPNFFGTIEDVAAIAELVHSKGALLIVAIAEAVSLGIVKPPQEADIVAMEAQSFGVAVGFGGPYCGVIACKERFLRQMPGRLVGETKDMNGKRGFVLTLSTREQHIRREKATSNICTNQALVAMMVTIFLTVYGKQGLRELAQQNLAKAAYLRDALAKAGAKPLFSAPSFNEFAVALPASAESVNAKLLQKDIIGGLALNRWYPELGESAALWCATELTTKVQIDAAAQALGAK; this is encoded by the coding sequence ATGCGCTATCTCCCCAAGTCCCCCGCCGACCGCCAAGAGATGCTTGATGCGATTGGTGTCACGTCGATCGACCAGCTCTTCGAAACCATCCCCGGCGAATACCGGTTCGATCACGACCTGAACATCCCGCGCCAGCATGGAGAATCGGAAATCCTCGATCGCTTCCGCGCGTTCGCGGGCAATATCGCGAGCGGCGATGCTGCCAGGCTGGCTGCGCAACCGGCGACAAAGCTGCCCGCGAGCTTTCTCGGCGCAGGCGCGTACCGTCACTACCGCCCGGTCATCATCGACTCGCTGGTGCAGCGCGGCGAGTTCCTGACCAGCTACACGCCCTATCAACCGGAGATCTCGCAGGGCACGCTGCAGGCCATGTTCGAGTTCCAGACGATGATCTGCGAGCTGACCGGCATGGAAATTGCCAACGCATCCATGTACGACGGCTCCACGGGATGTGCTGAGGCCGTGATGATGGCCGTTCGTGTGACCGGAAGAGATGGCTGCGTGGTCGCACGCACCGTGCATCCGGAGTATCGCGAGGTGCTGAAGACCACCGTGCAGCACCAGGAGATTCCCGTAGCGGAGTGCGGCTACGACGCGAAGTCCGGCCGCGTGGACCTCGCTGAGCTCGAGCGCGCGATCACCGACAACACGGCCTGTGTGATGATTCAGTCGCCGAACTTCTTCGGCACAATCGAAGACGTCGCCGCCATTGCCGAACTGGTGCATTCCAAGGGTGCACTGCTCATCGTCGCGATCGCTGAAGCCGTCTCACTGGGCATTGTAAAGCCGCCGCAGGAGGCCGACATCGTCGCCATGGAGGCGCAGAGCTTCGGCGTAGCGGTCGGCTTTGGCGGGCCGTACTGCGGCGTGATCGCCTGCAAGGAGCGGTTCCTCCGGCAGATGCCGGGCCGGCTCGTCGGCGAGACGAAGGACATGAACGGCAAGCGCGGCTTTGTGCTGACGCTCTCGACACGTGAGCAGCACATCCGCCGCGAGAAGGCGACGAGCAACATCTGCACCAACCAGGCGCTGGTCGCGATGATGGTTACGATCTTCCTGACGGTCTACGGCAAACAGGGTCTGCGCGAACTCGCTCAGCAGAACCTCGCGAAAGCTGCCTATCTCCGCGACGCGCTCGCGAAAGCCGGTGCAAAACCGCTCTTCTCCGCTCCGAGCTTCAACGAATTCGCTGTCGCGCTTCCCGCGAGCGCGGAGAGTGTGAACGCGAAGCTGCTCCAGAAGGACATCATCGGCGGTCTTGCGCTCAACAGGTGGTATCCGGAGCTGGGCGAAAGCGCAGCGCTGTGGTGCGCGACGGAGCTGACGACGAAGGTGCAAATCGACGCTGCAGCTCAGGCGCTCGGAGCGAAGTAG
- the gcvH gene encoding glycine cleavage system protein GcvH: MSYPESYRYAKSHEWLAMNGETASVGITDYAQESLGDIVFVELPKVGQQIEAGATFGSVESVKAVSDLYAPVTGTVTEVNESLNSAPETVNAAANDTWFIKITVTNPDEANALLSAADYEKFVKEETGH; this comes from the coding sequence ATGAGCTATCCGGAGAGCTATCGGTACGCCAAGTCACACGAGTGGCTGGCCATGAACGGCGAGACTGCCTCGGTGGGAATCACCGACTACGCGCAGGAATCGCTGGGCGACATTGTTTTTGTGGAGCTGCCCAAGGTGGGCCAGCAGATCGAGGCCGGAGCGACCTTCGGTTCCGTCGAAAGTGTGAAAGCGGTCAGCGATCTCTACGCGCCCGTGACCGGCACCGTCACCGAGGTGAATGAGAGCCTGAACTCGGCGCCCGAGACGGTCAACGCCGCGGCGAACGACACGTGGTTCATCAAAATCACTGTCACCAATCCCGACGAGGCGAATGCGCTGCTCTCGGCTGCGGACTACGAGAAGTTCGTCAAAGAAGAAACCGGTCATTAG
- a CDS encoding ring-cleaving dioxygenase: MPEPITGLHHVTAIASDPQRNLDFYTEVLGLRFVKRTVNFDDPGTYHFYFGDDAGSPGTILTFFPWPHARRGHAGTGEVTQTAFSIPQGSIAYWEQRLRDKGVLFERTGTRFSGAEEVLTLADPDGMKIELVAHADVPQITPSRYADVPAEHALRGFFGVTLLERSLDRTAATMKMLGFQPTATEGSRTRFVSPAGSSLGNHIDVVVDPNAGYGRPGAGSVHHIAYRAKDDAAQLAWLEEIGDHLQVTSVQDRTYFHSIYFREPGGVLFELATDNPGFGIDETPDTLGEALRIPAWFEPQRAAIETRLQPIELHQSSQTMKKEVTA, translated from the coding sequence ATGCCAGAACCCATCACCGGACTTCATCACGTTACCGCCATTGCGTCAGACCCGCAGCGCAACCTCGATTTCTATACCGAGGTGCTTGGATTGCGGTTCGTGAAACGCACCGTCAACTTCGACGACCCCGGCACCTATCATTTCTATTTCGGCGACGACGCCGGCAGTCCGGGTACGATCCTGACCTTCTTCCCCTGGCCGCACGCCCGGCGCGGACACGCCGGCACCGGTGAAGTCACGCAAACCGCGTTCAGCATCCCGCAGGGCTCGATTGCGTACTGGGAGCAGCGATTGCGCGATAAGGGCGTTCTCTTCGAGCGCACCGGGACGCGCTTCAGCGGCGCCGAGGAGGTGCTCACGCTTGCCGACCCCGATGGCATGAAGATCGAGTTGGTCGCGCATGCAGACGTGCCGCAGATCACGCCATCCCGCTACGCCGATGTTCCCGCCGAGCACGCATTACGCGGCTTCTTTGGCGTCACCCTGCTCGAGCGCAGTCTCGACCGGACCGCCGCGACAATGAAGATGCTCGGTTTCCAGCCGACCGCGACGGAGGGCAGCCGCACGCGCTTCGTCTCACCCGCAGGCAGTTCGCTCGGCAACCACATCGATGTTGTGGTCGATCCGAACGCCGGCTACGGCCGACCCGGAGCAGGTTCCGTTCACCACATTGCCTACCGTGCAAAGGATGACGCGGCGCAGCTTGCATGGCTTGAGGAGATCGGCGACCACCTGCAGGTAACTTCGGTGCAGGACCGCACCTACTTCCATTCCATCTACTTCCGCGAACCCGGCGGGGTGCTCTTCGAGCTTGCGACGGATAATCCAGGCTTCGGCATCGATGAGACGCCAGACACGCTCGGCGAGGCGCTGCGGATTCCTGCGTGGTTCGAGCCGCAGCGTGCGGCCATCGAAACACGCCTGCAGCCGATAGAGCTGCATCAGAGCTCGCAGACTATGAAGAAAGAGGTGACCGCATGA
- a CDS encoding alpha/beta hydrolase — translation MTGALSPHASQPEVRAGAPLAEAKGAVVLLHGRGSSAEDILSLAQPLYREGLAYLAPQAAGRTWYPNSFLAPREANEPWLGSALAKVGSVVAEIEAAGIPRERIVVAGFSQGACLATEFVASNPARYAGLIAFTGGLIGPLDADLHHEGSLAGTPALFLSGDPDPHVPWQRVQASAAELERMGAVVTARRYPGRPHTITAEELELARTLIREAYTS, via the coding sequence ATGACCGGCGCCCTCAGCCCTCACGCCAGCCAACCAGAAGTCCGCGCTGGCGCGCCGCTGGCAGAAGCAAAAGGAGCGGTCGTGCTGCTGCACGGCCGCGGCAGCTCGGCCGAGGACATCCTCTCGCTTGCGCAGCCGCTCTACCGGGAAGGCCTCGCCTACCTTGCGCCACAGGCTGCGGGGCGCACGTGGTATCCGAACTCGTTTCTGGCACCGCGCGAGGCGAATGAGCCGTGGCTGGGTTCGGCACTGGCGAAGGTCGGCTCTGTCGTGGCGGAGATCGAGGCTGCCGGCATTCCGCGCGAGCGCATCGTGGTCGCCGGGTTCTCGCAGGGCGCTTGTCTTGCGACCGAGTTCGTGGCCTCGAACCCAGCGCGTTATGCCGGACTGATTGCGTTCACCGGCGGGTTGATCGGCCCTCTGGATGCGGACCTGCATCACGAGGGCTCGCTTGCCGGAACGCCTGCGCTTTTTCTTAGCGGCGATCCTGACCCGCACGTGCCGTGGCAGCGTGTGCAGGCCTCGGCTGCGGAACTGGAGCGCATGGGCGCTGTGGTGACCGCACGCCGCTACCCCGGACGCCCGCACACAATTACTGCGGAGGAGCTGGAGCTCGCGCGAACACTTATCCGCGAAGCCTACACCTCATAG
- a CDS encoding MarR family transcriptional regulator — MPPADKTNDTSAAALWVVLARAYRSMAAFVEHSVAALDIGLSDFMILEALLHKGPLTMSELCEAALITNASMTAAIDRLEQREFVERVASKEDRRVRRAQLTAHGTALIKRLYARHERDLDAVMSTIPAAERAELRRGLKTIGLAAQAKLSK; from the coding sequence ATGCCCCCAGCCGACAAGACGAACGACACCTCCGCAGCCGCGCTGTGGGTTGTGCTCGCACGCGCCTACCGCTCTATGGCCGCGTTCGTCGAGCACTCCGTTGCCGCGCTCGACATAGGCCTCTCCGACTTCATGATCCTTGAAGCCCTGCTGCACAAAGGCCCGCTCACGATGAGCGAACTCTGCGAGGCAGCCCTGATCACGAATGCCTCGATGACTGCGGCGATCGATCGGCTTGAACAGCGCGAATTTGTAGAGCGTGTTGCGAGCAAAGAGGATCGACGCGTCCGGCGCGCGCAGCTAACCGCACACGGGACCGCGCTCATCAAGCGGCTCTATGCACGGCACGAGCGCGATCTGGATGCGGTGATGTCCACGATACCGGCGGCAGAACGCGCAGAGCTCCGCCGCGGACTGAAGACAATCGGTCTTGCGGCGCAGGCGAAGCTTTCGAAATGA
- the gcvT gene encoding glycine cleavage system aminomethyltransferase GcvT, producing the protein MSTTAAPALRRTALHATHHAHKARMVDFGGWDMPVQYKGLIDEHMAVRTAVGIFDVSHMGDIQLRGPNSLAAVQRLLMNDASKLQIGQAHYSAMLYPNGTFVDDVVLHKLGDNDFLIVINAGTREKDVQWVRQTIGSMGGVHIMDVSDYYTQLAIQGPKAKDTLQKLTKVDLTPIKNYWFTWGTVAGCHNVLIARTGYTGEDGFEIYIPSDEPTSSRVWGEVLDAGAEFGIMPCGLGARNTLRLEAALALYGHEISDTINVFEANLGRYCKLDKGSDFVGREALLQVEKDGGPKRKLVGLEMIERGIGRDGYPVLSLEGERIGEVTSGSPAPFLKKNIALAYVPVAYTEIGTEVGVEIRGQSVKAKVVPTPFYKRPKPSTTPVTAPLSS; encoded by the coding sequence ATGTCCACGACCGCTGCGCCCGCGCTCCGCCGTACCGCCCTTCATGCCACCCACCACGCCCACAAGGCTCGCATGGTCGACTTCGGCGGATGGGACATGCCGGTCCAGTACAAGGGCCTGATCGACGAGCACATGGCCGTGCGCACGGCAGTGGGGATATTCGACGTGTCGCACATGGGCGATATCCAGCTGCGCGGACCGAACTCGCTGGCCGCGGTCCAGCGCCTCCTGATGAACGATGCGAGCAAGCTGCAGATTGGCCAGGCGCACTACTCGGCCATGCTGTACCCGAACGGCACCTTTGTGGATGACGTCGTGCTGCACAAGCTGGGAGACAACGACTTCCTCATCGTCATCAACGCCGGCACGCGCGAAAAGGACGTGCAGTGGGTGCGGCAGACGATCGGCTCGATGGGTGGCGTGCACATTATGGACGTCAGCGATTACTACACACAACTCGCCATCCAGGGGCCGAAGGCCAAGGACACGCTGCAGAAGCTGACGAAGGTTGACCTGACCCCGATCAAGAACTACTGGTTCACCTGGGGAACAGTCGCCGGCTGCCACAATGTGCTGATCGCACGCACGGGCTATACCGGTGAAGACGGTTTCGAGATCTATATCCCGTCCGACGAGCCGACGAGCTCGCGCGTGTGGGGTGAGGTGCTGGACGCCGGCGCGGAGTTCGGCATCATGCCCTGCGGCCTGGGCGCCCGCAACACGCTGCGGCTTGAAGCGGCGCTGGCGCTCTATGGACATGAGATTTCGGACACCATCAACGTCTTCGAAGCCAACCTCGGGCGCTACTGCAAGCTGGATAAGGGCTCTGATTTTGTCGGCCGAGAGGCTTTGCTTCAGGTCGAGAAGGACGGCGGACCGAAGCGCAAGCTCGTCGGACTGGAGATGATCGAGCGCGGCATCGGGCGCGACGGATACCCAGTGCTCTCGCTTGAGGGCGAGCGCATCGGCGAAGTTACGTCGGGCTCGCCGGCGCCATTCCTGAAGAAAAACATCGCACTCGCGTACGTGCCGGTCGCTTACACCGAAATCGGGACAGAAGTTGGCGTGGAGATTCGCGGGCAATCGGTCAAGGCGAAGGTTGTGCCGACGCCGTTCTATAAACGGCCGAAGCCGAGCACTACGCCGGTTACGGCGCCACTGTCTTCGTAA
- the glgC gene encoding glucose-1-phosphate adenylyltransferase: MRDTLGVLLAGGAGERLFPLTRDRAKPAVPFAGQYRIIDITLSNCINSDLRHVYILTQYKALSLNRHIREGWGTVVAGELGEFIEILPPMQRVSKSWYQGTADAVFQNIYSIGSEEPQHVLILSGDHIYKMNYALMKEHHCASGADVTLATLPVTPDEVSAFGVVEVGKNGEVIGFVEKPKETNIRSPFNPDMVDVSMGIYLFNTDVLIPELLRDAEDPESRHDFGHDILPKILGRFKMVAYNFVDENKQRALYWRDVGTLEAYYEANMDVASVTPTFNLYDKAWPMRSRAYQYPPAKFVFGEPGRTGMAINSIVSAGSIVSGSVVRNSVLSHDVRVNSYADVDSSVIFSHVNVGRHCRIRHAIIDRDCHIPDGTVIGYDPAEDKKNYFVTGSGLTVVTRDYSQFENPVSEQFLQVM; encoded by the coding sequence ATGAGAGACACGCTTGGTGTTTTGCTCGCCGGAGGTGCCGGCGAAAGACTCTTCCCCCTGACGCGGGACCGCGCTAAGCCTGCCGTCCCATTCGCCGGGCAATACCGCATCATCGACATCACCCTTTCCAACTGCATCAACTCCGACCTGCGCCACGTCTACATCCTTACGCAGTACAAGGCGCTTTCGCTGAACCGCCACATCCGCGAAGGCTGGGGTACCGTTGTCGCGGGCGAGCTCGGTGAGTTCATCGAGATCCTGCCGCCGATGCAGCGCGTCTCCAAGTCCTGGTACCAGGGAACCGCGGACGCCGTCTTCCAGAACATCTACTCCATTGGCTCCGAGGAGCCGCAGCACGTCCTCATCCTCTCCGGCGACCACATCTACAAGATGAACTACGCGCTGATGAAGGAGCACCACTGTGCCTCCGGCGCGGATGTCACTCTCGCCACGCTGCCGGTGACGCCCGATGAGGTCTCCGCCTTCGGCGTCGTCGAGGTGGGGAAGAACGGCGAGGTGATCGGCTTCGTCGAAAAGCCCAAGGAGACGAACATCCGCTCTCCGTTCAATCCGGACATGGTCGATGTTTCGATGGGCATCTACCTCTTTAATACGGATGTTCTGATTCCCGAGCTCCTTCGCGATGCCGAAGACCCCGAATCGCGCCACGACTTCGGCCACGACATTCTGCCCAAGATCCTGGGCCGCTTCAAGATGGTCGCCTACAACTTCGTCGACGAGAACAAGCAGCGCGCGCTTTACTGGCGCGACGTCGGAACCCTCGAGGCTTACTACGAGGCCAACATGGACGTGGCGTCCGTCACTCCAACGTTCAATCTTTACGACAAGGCGTGGCCCATGCGCAGCCGCGCGTATCAATATCCGCCCGCCAAGTTCGTATTCGGTGAGCCCGGTCGCACCGGCATGGCCATCAACTCGATCGTGTCGGCCGGATCGATCGTCTCGGGATCAGTCGTGCGCAACTCCGTGCTCTCGCATGACGTACGCGTCAACAGCTACGCCGACGTAGATTCGAGCGTCATCTTCTCCCATGTCAACGTCGGGCGGCACTGCCGCATCCGCCACGCCATCATCGATCGCGATTGCCACATCCCGGACGGGACTGTAATCGGGTACGACCCGGCCGAGGACAAGAAGAACTATTTCGTCACCGGCTCCGGCCTTACGGTCGTCACCCGGGACTATTCCCAGTTCGAAAATCCGGTATCGGAGCAGTTTTTACAGGTAATGTAG
- a CDS encoding polymer-forming cytoskeletal protein, which yields MWKPNQPGSQTPPTPEPARPQPPAGAPAFDAAARSGSTAAATGEQATIGKSLVVKGELTGSESLYVDGKVEGAINLPGNRVTVGRNGQVAANIMAREIVVLGKVRGNCQASDRVDIRSEGSLTGDVVAARISIEDGAFFKGGIDIRKPGAEGKGGSSSSGSSSSSSTTSSTPEPAAAGSHS from the coding sequence ATGTGGAAACCGAACCAGCCTGGCAGTCAAACGCCTCCCACCCCTGAGCCAGCACGTCCCCAGCCCCCCGCTGGTGCACCTGCCTTTGACGCTGCCGCTCGCAGCGGGTCAACTGCCGCCGCTACCGGCGAGCAGGCCACCATCGGCAAGAGCCTCGTCGTTAAGGGCGAGCTCACCGGTTCAGAGTCGTTGTACGTCGACGGCAAGGTGGAAGGCGCAATCAATCTGCCGGGCAATCGCGTGACCGTCGGCCGCAACGGCCAGGTCGCCGCGAACATCATGGCACGCGAGATCGTCGTGCTCGGCAAGGTCCGCGGCAACTGCCAGGCCTCTGACCGGGTCGACATCCGCAGCGAAGGCTCGCTCACGGGCGACGTCGTCGCAGCCCGCATCTCCATCGAGGACGGCGCCTTCTTCAAGGGCGGCATCGACATCCGCAAGCCGGGCGCCGAGGGCAAGGGCGGCAGCAGCAGCTCTGGTTCCAGCTCGAGCTCATCGACCACCAGCTCCACCCCCGAGCCCGCCGCTGCTGGCTCGCACAGCTAA
- a CDS encoding VOC family protein, protein MPKITPFLWFDKHAEEAVDFYLKVFPNSRRTSELRSGDAGPGPKGSVVTIGFELDGQPFTALNGGPDHTFNEAISFFVHCKDQAEIDSYWSKLLEGGGGEIACGWLKDRFGVRWQVVPENIMELIREPGAMRAMMSMKKLDIAALKAAAKN, encoded by the coding sequence ATGCCAAAGATTACGCCGTTTCTGTGGTTCGACAAACACGCTGAAGAAGCGGTCGACTTCTACCTGAAGGTGTTTCCGAACTCGCGTCGCACGAGTGAACTACGCTCCGGCGACGCGGGCCCGGGACCGAAGGGCAGCGTCGTGACGATTGGCTTCGAGCTGGATGGGCAGCCGTTCACGGCCTTGAACGGCGGCCCGGACCACACATTCAACGAGGCCATTTCATTCTTCGTGCACTGCAAGGACCAGGCGGAGATCGATTCCTACTGGTCGAAGCTGCTCGAAGGCGGAGGCGGGGAGATTGCTTGCGGGTGGCTGAAGGACCGCTTCGGTGTGCGTTGGCAGGTGGTTCCGGAGAACATTATGGAGCTAATACGAGAGCCAGGCGCGATGCGCGCGATGATGTCGATGAAGAAGCTGGATATCGCGGCGCTGAAAGCGGCGGCGAAGAACTAA
- a CDS encoding glycoside hydrolase family 28 protein: MQRRDLLKVSPIVLASTVGRVALAQSPSAPGSAEAVFNVRSFGATGDGKTVDSPAINKAIEAVAAAGGGTLVFPAGTYLCFSIHLKSHVDLWLDRGCTILAADSPKKGDTTGYNGGTYDAAEPNDPWVPYQDYGHNHWHNSLLWAENEHDFGIFGTGLIYGKGLSRGSGSNAAPGYEPFIAEQAGVGNKAIALKNCHNVTLRDFSIVKGGHFALLATGVDNMTLDNLLIDTDRDGFDIDCCKNVRVSNCTVNSPWDDGICPKSSYALGYARSTDNVTIANNYVTGIYQLGTVHDGTWKRFPDDAHVPRNGRIKCGTESNGGFRNITITGNVLEGCKGISLETSDGAYLEDIAITGNTMREIQDAPLFLRLNRRNRNPKETLRPGTLRRVVISNLVSHDSTSSTSSIFSGIPENLIEDVKLSNCFFGHRGLPKDMKIGWGESAKPMPDWHSIHVPEDEQGYPELLHFGPTPCNAFFVRHLKNLEMSHVEVSPQVSDARPAFWLEDVHRADFFAITAPPQPNFSLHNVSDLRVFWSRAAKDTTLANASDQVV; this comes from the coding sequence ATGCAACGTCGTGATTTGCTGAAGGTTTCGCCTATTGTCCTTGCCTCAACCGTGGGCCGAGTTGCGCTGGCCCAGTCGCCCTCTGCGCCGGGTTCCGCAGAGGCAGTTTTCAATGTGCGTAGCTTCGGTGCGACAGGTGACGGCAAGACCGTTGACTCGCCGGCCATCAACAAGGCGATTGAAGCGGTCGCGGCGGCGGGCGGCGGAACGCTGGTCTTTCCGGCAGGAACATACCTCTGCTTTTCGATTCACCTGAAGAGCCACGTCGATCTGTGGCTGGATCGCGGATGCACGATCCTGGCGGCGGACTCGCCGAAGAAGGGTGACACGACGGGATACAACGGTGGAACGTACGACGCCGCCGAGCCAAACGATCCATGGGTGCCGTACCAGGACTACGGGCATAACCACTGGCACAACTCGCTGCTGTGGGCGGAGAACGAGCACGACTTCGGCATCTTCGGCACGGGACTGATTTATGGCAAGGGGCTGTCGCGCGGCTCGGGCTCTAACGCGGCTCCCGGATATGAGCCGTTTATCGCTGAGCAAGCGGGCGTGGGCAATAAGGCGATCGCGCTGAAGAACTGCCACAATGTGACGCTGCGCGACTTCTCGATCGTAAAGGGCGGCCACTTCGCGCTGCTGGCGACGGGCGTAGACAACATGACGCTCGACAATCTGCTGATCGATACCGACCGCGACGGGTTCGACATCGACTGCTGCAAGAACGTGCGCGTGTCGAACTGCACGGTGAATTCGCCGTGGGATGACGGAATCTGCCCGAAGTCGAGCTATGCGCTGGGCTACGCGCGCTCAACGGACAACGTGACGATTGCGAACAACTATGTGACCGGCATCTACCAGCTGGGAACGGTGCACGACGGAACCTGGAAGCGCTTCCCGGACGACGCGCACGTGCCACGCAATGGGCGCATCAAGTGCGGAACGGAGTCGAACGGCGGGTTCCGCAACATCACGATTACGGGCAACGTGCTGGAGGGATGCAAGGGCATCTCTCTGGAGACGAGCGACGGAGCGTATCTCGAGGACATCGCAATCACCGGCAACACGATGCGCGAGATCCAGGACGCACCGTTGTTCCTGCGCCTGAATCGGCGCAACCGCAACCCAAAGGAGACGCTGCGGCCGGGCACCCTCCGGCGTGTGGTGATCTCGAACCTGGTGAGTCACGATTCGACGTCGTCGACGTCGTCAATCTTCTCGGGCATTCCGGAGAACCTGATTGAGGATGTGAAGCTTTCGAACTGCTTCTTCGGGCATCGCGGTCTGCCGAAGGACATGAAGATCGGATGGGGAGAGAGCGCGAAGCCGATGCCGGACTGGCACTCCATCCACGTGCCAGAGGACGAACAGGGTTATCCGGAACTGCTGCATTTTGGGCCGACGCCGTGTAACGCGTTCTTCGTCCGGCACCTGAAGAACCTGGAGATGAGCCACGTGGAGGTTTCGCCGCAGGTAAGCGACGCTCGACCGGCCTTCTGGCTGGAAGATGTGCACCGGGCGGACTTCTTCGCGATCACGGCACCGCCTCAGCCGAACTTCTCGCTGCACAACGTGAGCGATCTACGAGTGTTCTGGTCGCGGGCGGCGAAGGATACGACGTTGGCGAATGCGAGCGATCAGGTGGTGTAA